From Planctomycetota bacterium, one genomic window encodes:
- the acpP gene encoding acyl carrier protein: MEEIESKVIDIVSEQMGVDKGEITRETHFINDLNADSLDTVELVMEFEDEFELSIPDEEAEKIQTVGQAIDYISEHKG; this comes from the coding sequence ATGGAAGAGATCGAAAGCAAGGTCATCGACATCGTCAGCGAACAGATGGGCGTGGACAAGGGTGAGATCACCCGCGAAACCCACTTCATCAACGACCTCAACGCCGACAGCCTTGACACCGTCGAACTGGTCATGGAGTTCGAGGACGAGTTCGAACTGTCCATCCCCGATGAAGAGGCCGAGAAGATCCAGACCGTCGGCCAGGCGATCGATTACATCTCCGAACACAAGGGCTGA